The Staphylococcus sp. KG4-3 genome has a window encoding:
- a CDS encoding anti-sigma factor — protein MNDKKVDQVYDYFNDNLDEHEKEEIEKELNSSSESNETLDSINILHDTLPYINKEVEPPTGMKRRILDSVINEEHENQQDKTNDFNKDATSFHKNNSQNLNESKQYKENNIKTKQSDYKQIKRTPGKKLSIGIMAALLLLSLIGNGVQYFNHKESKKQSSPMINTNDTHAINLKSMNDEKTQGQAYVSNGKTNNKLMVEANDIEATKGNEVYQVWIIKNDKPYPAGTFSTTNNKGMVVFNLNEINVDKNDTIAITLEPSPNNQEPKGQMVMASKEV, from the coding sequence ATGAACGATAAAAAAGTTGATCAAGTATACGATTATTTTAATGACAATTTAGATGAACACGAAAAAGAAGAAATTGAAAAAGAATTAAATTCATCTTCTGAAAGTAATGAAACTTTGGATAGCATTAATATTCTTCATGACACGCTTCCTTATATTAATAAAGAAGTCGAACCTCCAACAGGTATGAAGCGAAGAATATTAGACTCAGTTATTAATGAAGAACATGAAAATCAACAGGATAAAACCAACGATTTCAATAAAGACGCAACATCTTTCCACAAGAATAATAGTCAAAATTTAAATGAATCTAAACAATATAAAGAAAATAATATAAAAACAAAACAAAGTGATTATAAGCAAATTAAACGTACGCCCGGCAAAAAACTTTCTATAGGAATTATGGCAGCATTATTACTGCTATCTCTAATTGGCAATGGCGTTCAATATTTTAACCACAAAGAATCAAAAAAACAATCATCACCGATGATTAATACCAATGATACCCACGCCATTAATTTAAAATCTATGAATGATGAAAAAACACAAGGTCAAGCTTATGTATCTAATGGCAAGACTAATAATAAGTTAATGGTCGAAGCTAACGATATTGAAGCCACAAAAGGTAATGAAGTTTATCAAGTTTGGATCATTAAAAATGATAAACCATATCCAGCTGGAACATTCTCAACTACAAACAATAAGGGTATGGTCGTATTCAACTTAAATGAAATTAATGTAGACAAGAACGATACTATTGCAATCACTCTTGAACCTTCACCAAACAACCAAGAACCGAAAGGGCAAATGGTTATGGCTAGTAAAGAAGTTTAA
- a CDS encoding Zn-dependent hydrolase, whose product MNLQNVLDNFQTFNNFARNERNGGINRIAFTHPERLAALKFSMLCQKAGLDVYFDFFGNVIARREGKNPSLKPVVLGSHIDTVKDGGQYDGLLGVLGALEVIEHLNAHQIETDHPIIVIAFACEESTRFNEATLGSKYLTGKMTKSDMKYIKDNEGNILYDVVEPLSQDMHDKAALFERNQIKAFLELHIEQGPILEKNNKDIGIVTDIAAPHRFKLNIQGVTSHSGSTPMPMRIDALTTSSEIILSIESIGRAYHDQGIVTTVGYANVYPNTMNAIPGEVTLLIDIRGKDLAVREQVVTEIKQQIQAITQKRKTVYNIDDLGQDKPRSFNHKMAQITELSCLKSDYSFRYMYSGAGHDAMNFAPICPTSMIFIPCKKGISHSPEESVTEQQIAKGIQVYIDTTIEIARLETILED is encoded by the coding sequence GTGAATTTACAAAATGTTTTAGATAATTTTCAAACGTTTAATAACTTTGCTCGAAATGAACGAAATGGCGGTATTAATCGTATCGCATTTACACATCCAGAGAGGTTAGCTGCATTAAAGTTTTCTATGTTATGCCAAAAAGCTGGATTAGATGTATATTTTGATTTTTTCGGAAATGTCATTGCACGTAGAGAAGGTAAAAATCCATCTTTGAAACCTGTAGTTTTAGGTTCTCACATTGATACTGTGAAAGACGGTGGCCAATATGACGGATTACTTGGTGTATTAGGGGCTTTAGAGGTTATTGAACATTTAAATGCCCATCAAATAGAAACTGATCACCCTATCATCGTTATTGCTTTTGCCTGTGAGGAGTCAACAAGATTTAATGAGGCTACATTAGGAAGTAAATACTTAACAGGTAAGATGACTAAATCTGATATGAAATATATTAAAGACAATGAAGGCAATATACTTTATGATGTCGTCGAACCCTTATCTCAAGATATGCACGACAAGGCTGCATTATTTGAACGTAACCAAATTAAAGCATTCTTAGAGCTACACATTGAACAAGGTCCAATCCTTGAAAAGAACAACAAAGATATTGGTATTGTCACAGATATTGCTGCTCCTCACCGTTTTAAGTTGAATATCCAAGGTGTCACGAGTCATTCTGGTTCCACCCCTATGCCTATGAGAATTGATGCGCTGACTACATCGTCAGAAATTATTTTAAGTATTGAATCTATAGGGCGAGCTTATCATGACCAAGGCATTGTTACGACAGTTGGTTACGCTAATGTATATCCAAATACGATGAATGCAATTCCAGGAGAAGTTACTTTGCTTATTGATATTCGTGGAAAAGATCTAGCCGTACGTGAACAAGTTGTTACAGAAATCAAACAACAAATTCAAGCTATTACTCAAAAACGCAAAACAGTATACAATATAGATGATTTAGGCCAAGACAAACCACGAAGTTTCAATCATAAAATGGCTCAAATTACTGAATTGAGTTGTCTTAAGTCCGACTATAGTTTCCGTTATATGTATAGTGGTGCAGGCCATGATGCAATGAATTTCGCACCTATTTGTCCCACGAGTATGATTTTTATTCCTTGTAAAAAAGGGATTAGTCATTCACCAGAAGAATCTGTCACTGAACAACAAATAGCCAAAGGTATTCAAGTTTATATAGATACAACGATTGAGATAGCCAGACTAGAAACAATATTAGAAGATTAA
- a CDS encoding GNAT family N-acetyltransferase: MDFYSRDLIDTDIDDISELHNLTEVTKYQTWSTQTYEETKQFIGEVINQDSNFVYNVLVNPDTDKVIGTIQLAIDEGNKSAEIEFIIHPNYWNNGIATNIAKTIIKYAFKVLKLNRVWASIDSNNIAARMVLQNIEMKLEGVFRENRLVDGEYSDTLNYAILRSEY; encoded by the coding sequence ATGGATTTCTATTCTAGAGATTTAATAGATACAGATATAGATGACATAAGTGAATTACATAATTTAACAGAAGTAACTAAGTATCAAACTTGGAGTACTCAAACTTATGAAGAGACAAAACAATTTATTGGCGAAGTTATAAATCAAGATTCGAATTTTGTTTATAATGTTTTAGTTAATCCTGATACTGATAAAGTTATTGGGACGATACAATTGGCTATAGATGAAGGGAATAAAAGTGCCGAAATTGAATTTATTATTCATCCGAATTATTGGAACAATGGTATAGCAACAAATATAGCTAAAACCATTATAAAATATGCTTTTAAAGTGCTGAAATTAAACAGAGTATGGGCATCTATTGATTCAAATAATATAGCGGCGAGAATGGTGTTACAAAATATAGAAATGAAGCTAGAAGGCGTATTTAGAGAAAATAGACTAGTAGACGGTGAATATAGTGATACATTAAACTATGCTATTTTGAGAAGTGAGTACTAA
- a CDS encoding alpha/beta hydrolase, with translation MSQYHSKIMTEDEFTLPFTVIKAKSKHAKGVITYFHGGGLICGSPEDLPQNYIDLLTQDFHLVLASYRLAPESNINTIISDALLQYDAIKQQYPSLPLFTFGRSAGAFLAMIVSTHRRVDGIVDFYGYCRVHVPSFLRPNSQYQTLSSKITPEILNQLIQQQPLTSGPMQARYPIYIHARGEAKWLDYLGIQTSTQSDYNISPQQLNHFPPTFIVHCINDPDVPYSESEYIYQNVKNCHMETLEDNQHDFDRTVNETSINLYKKAIHFLNQLI, from the coding sequence TTGTCTCAATATCATTCTAAAATTATGACTGAAGATGAATTCACCTTACCTTTCACAGTTATTAAAGCAAAAAGTAAACATGCAAAAGGCGTTATAACTTACTTTCATGGTGGAGGATTAATCTGTGGAAGCCCCGAGGATCTTCCACAGAATTACATAGACTTATTAACACAAGACTTTCACCTCGTTCTAGCTTCTTACCGTCTCGCACCTGAAAGTAATATTAATACAATTATTAGTGATGCTTTACTACAATATGATGCGATTAAACAACAGTACCCATCACTGCCTTTATTTACATTCGGTCGTTCTGCAGGTGCTTTTTTAGCAATGATTGTCTCAACACATCGTCGAGTTGATGGCATTGTTGATTTTTATGGTTATTGCCGTGTACATGTACCATCATTTTTAAGACCAAATTCACAGTACCAAACACTATCATCTAAAATCACTCCTGAGATACTTAATCAATTGATTCAACAGCAACCGTTAACCTCTGGGCCTATGCAAGCCAGATATCCTATTTATATACATGCACGTGGAGAAGCTAAATGGCTAGATTATTTAGGCATTCAGACCTCAACGCAAAGTGATTATAATATTTCACCTCAACAACTCAATCACTTTCCACCAACGTTCATTGTCCATTGTATCAATGATCCAGATGTGCCATATAGCGAAAGTGAATATATCTATCAAAACGTGAAAAATTGTCATATGGAAACTTTAGAAGATAACCAACATGACTTTGATAGAACAGTAAATGAAACTAGCATTAATTTATATAAGAAGGCCATACACTTTTTAAATCAACTCATTTAA
- a CDS encoding RNA polymerase sigma factor — translation MLDENDLYKLIVEKKDSKSLEILYDRYESLLFNLAYKITQDKQSSEEILQDIFMKIWHQKAIFKSEKGKLSTWLITLCRNGAIDIVRKRKITESEFNEEFQGLQLSGLPEYDLLDKECSEQIQKMISYLNKDQQDIIALFYYKGLSQQEIAYKLNTPLGTVKSRLRLSIQHLNNYFKKVSRREREENER, via the coding sequence ATGCTAGATGAAAATGATCTATATAAACTGATTGTTGAGAAAAAGGATAGCAAAAGTCTAGAAATCCTATATGATCGGTACGAGTCATTGTTATTTAATTTGGCTTATAAAATCACTCAAGACAAGCAATCTAGTGAGGAAATCTTACAAGATATTTTTATGAAAATTTGGCATCAAAAAGCAATTTTCAAATCTGAAAAAGGTAAATTATCAACTTGGCTCATTACACTATGTCGTAATGGAGCAATTGACATTGTAAGAAAGCGAAAAATCACAGAAAGTGAATTCAATGAGGAATTTCAGGGCCTGCAACTGAGCGGCTTACCTGAGTATGATTTATTAGATAAAGAGTGTTCAGAACAAATTCAAAAAATGATTTCATATTTAAATAAAGATCAACAAGATATCATTGCCCTATTTTATTATAAAGGGTTAAGCCAACAAGAGATTGCATATAAATTAAACACACCTTTAGGTACTGTAAAGAGCAGACTTCGTTTATCAATACAACATTTAAATAACTACTTTAAAAAAGTTTCAAGAAGGGAGCGTGAAGAAAATGAACGATAA
- the allC gene encoding allantoate deiminase, with protein sequence MDIRSSFESLDKKFTGFGGLNGGGITRLLYSDEWSNAVHELKHTLEKEGFEASFDSVGNLKGRIEGSKYPEETIMSGSHIDTVVEGGHLDGQFGVLAALVAMQSLKAEHGQPLRSLEVLALAEEEGSRFPYAFWGSKNFFNLAKREDVNDIADGEGINFKTAMNNAGFDYRSEDNDYSYIKSFIEVHIEQGKVLETEKKAIGVVNGIVGQKRYTINLKGEANHAGTTPMGLRRDAVVAFSKIATELTDKARAIGDPLVITFGRVDPVPNTVNVVPGEVTFSIDCRHIDQEALNDFAKTIDDCIKTVSEQEGVEYDINLWMDEAPTMMDESLVKVVEQAAEQVVGSNDSKMMPSGAGHDSQIFAKYIPTAMLFVPSINGVSHNVSEETDIEDLVKGIEVLKQVLYQLAYKE encoded by the coding sequence ATGGACATACGATCTTCTTTTGAATCTTTAGATAAAAAATTCACCGGTTTTGGTGGATTAAACGGTGGCGGTATTACGCGCTTACTATATTCAGATGAGTGGTCAAATGCTGTACATGAATTAAAACATACATTAGAAAAAGAAGGATTTGAAGCTAGTTTTGATAGTGTCGGTAATTTAAAAGGACGTATTGAAGGTAGCAAATATCCCGAAGAGACAATTATGTCTGGGTCACATATTGATACCGTTGTTGAAGGTGGCCATTTAGATGGTCAGTTTGGTGTATTAGCAGCGTTAGTTGCAATGCAATCATTGAAAGCTGAGCATGGCCAACCACTACGTTCACTTGAAGTCTTGGCATTAGCTGAAGAAGAAGGTAGCCGTTTCCCGTATGCGTTTTGGGGAAGCAAAAACTTCTTTAACTTAGCGAAACGTGAAGATGTGAATGACATTGCTGATGGCGAAGGTATTAATTTTAAAACAGCGATGAATAATGCTGGTTTTGATTATCGCAGTGAAGATAACGATTATAGCTATATTAAGTCATTTATTGAAGTACATATCGAACAAGGCAAAGTATTGGAAACCGAGAAGAAAGCAATCGGCGTGGTCAATGGCATTGTTGGACAAAAACGTTACACGATTAATTTGAAAGGTGAAGCAAACCATGCCGGAACAACACCGATGGGATTAAGAAGAGATGCGGTAGTTGCTTTTAGTAAAATCGCAACAGAGCTAACTGATAAAGCAAGAGCGATTGGTGACCCATTAGTTATTACTTTTGGTCGTGTTGATCCAGTGCCAAACACAGTGAACGTAGTGCCGGGTGAGGTTACTTTTTCAATTGATTGTAGACACATCGATCAAGAAGCATTAAATGATTTTGCGAAAACGATCGATGATTGCATCAAAACGGTATCAGAACAAGAAGGTGTCGAATATGACATTAACTTGTGGATGGACGAGGCACCGACCATGATGGATGAGAGCTTAGTCAAAGTAGTAGAACAAGCTGCTGAACAAGTAGTTGGTTCTAATGATAGTAAGATGATGCCATCAGGCGCAGGCCATGATTCTCAAATCTTTGCTAAATACATACCGACCGCAATGTTGTTTGTCCCATCTATTAATGGTGTGAGTCACAATGTTTCAGAAGAGACCGATATTGAAGATTTGGTTAAAGGTATAGAGGTGCTTAAACAAGTATTATATCAACTTGCTTATAAAGAATAA
- the allE gene encoding (S)-ureidoglycine aminohydrolase: protein MGYLNHNQGYREGLLETRSVIKKDNYAVITPDGLVNNVVPGFEDCDVTIMGSPRLGARFVDYLVTLKNQGGNKQGFGGNGVQTFIYVEYGNINAYADDKKYELNAGGYLYVPAHQVMTFENSNQNNDSRVFLYKKRYQPLEGYTPEVVTGNVNDMVQEPYEGMEEVKILDLLPKELAYDMNIHILSFKPGASHGYIETHVQEHGAYILSGRGMYNLDNEWMPVDKGDYIFMGAYAPQATYAVGLDEPFAYIYSKDANRDIEI from the coding sequence ATGGGTTATTTAAACCACAATCAAGGCTATAGAGAAGGTTTATTAGAAACACGTTCAGTAATTAAAAAGGATAATTATGCAGTAATTACGCCAGACGGCTTAGTTAATAATGTAGTACCAGGCTTCGAAGATTGTGATGTAACAATCATGGGCTCTCCAAGGTTAGGTGCTCGTTTTGTAGATTATTTAGTTACTTTGAAAAATCAAGGCGGTAACAAACAAGGCTTTGGAGGTAACGGTGTACAAACATTTATCTATGTTGAATACGGTAACATTAACGCATATGCAGATGATAAAAAGTATGAGTTAAACGCAGGCGGTTATTTATATGTTCCAGCTCATCAAGTTATGACATTTGAAAACAGTAATCAAAATAATGATAGTAGAGTATTTTTATATAAAAAACGTTACCAGCCATTAGAAGGGTACACACCAGAAGTAGTTACTGGAAACGTTAATGATATGGTGCAAGAACCATATGAAGGTATGGAAGAAGTTAAAATTTTAGATCTTTTACCAAAAGAACTTGCATATGATATGAATATTCATATTTTATCATTTAAACCTGGTGCGTCTCATGGCTATATCGAAACACATGTACAAGAACATGGTGCTTATATCTTAAGTGGACGTGGCATGTACAACTTAGATAATGAATGGATGCCAGTTGATAAAGGAGATTATATCTTTATGGGTGCCTATGCACCTCAAGCGACATATGCAGTAGGTTTAGATGAACCATTTGCATATATATATTCAAAAGATGCTAATAGAGATATTGAAATTTAA
- a CDS encoding histidine phosphatase family protein, which produces MTKICFIRHGETDWNIAGRLQGLTNTPLNEKGIEQAKACGQHLKESHWDVILTSPLSRAKTTAQWIQHYLNIPLIENDAFIEVSFGDAEGLTPEERSAKFPSLIYPNKEKEAVIKDRFLKGIDLVNNTYKDKNILIISHGAFINAIFHHYSNGNLGTGITKLTNGSISTLKITDGHYTIINYDQTSHLPMQSSGI; this is translated from the coding sequence ATGACGAAGATATGTTTTATCAGACATGGGGAAACTGATTGGAATATTGCTGGGAGATTACAAGGGCTTACAAATACCCCTTTGAATGAGAAGGGTATCGAACAAGCCAAAGCATGCGGTCAGCATTTAAAAGAATCACATTGGGATGTAATTCTTACAAGCCCATTATCAAGAGCTAAAACAACTGCACAATGGATTCAACATTACTTAAATATTCCATTAATAGAAAACGACGCATTTATCGAAGTCTCTTTTGGGGATGCTGAAGGTTTAACTCCGGAAGAACGCAGTGCAAAATTCCCTTCACTCATTTATCCAAATAAAGAAAAAGAAGCGGTAATCAAAGACCGCTTCTTAAAAGGTATAGATTTAGTTAATAATACTTATAAAGATAAAAATATATTAATCATTTCTCATGGAGCTTTTATAAATGCAATATTTCATCATTACTCAAATGGTAACTTGGGGACCGGTATCACAAAACTTACAAACGGCAGTATAAGCACACTAAAAATTACTGATGGTCATTATACTATTATCAACTATGACCAAACTTCACATTTGCCGATGCAAAGCTCAGGAATTTAA
- the allD gene encoding ureidoglycolate dehydrogenase, whose product MRVSKEQLLELMKNKLVKAGLNESAAQDVADVLTFADHRGIHSHGAVRVEYYAERIAKGGITANPNYQFEQTGPSAAVFEGDNGPGHQAAKQAMEKAIAMAKKSGVAVVGMKHISHSGALGYFVEMAAKENMVGISMCQSDPMVVPFGGTEPYFGTNPIAFSAPSNDDRIITFDMATTVQAWGKVLDARAKHLSIPDTWAVNAQGEPTTDARDVHALVPVAGPKGYGLMMMVDILSGSLLGIPHGVHVSSMYKDLTKGRDLGQLHIVINPAFFTDLEQFKTRISTMLDELKAQPAAEGYGEIFYPGERGRMRSEKYDENGIEIVDDIYEYLISDDVHYDRYHGKNRFAE is encoded by the coding sequence ATGCGTGTATCGAAAGAACAATTGCTTGAACTCATGAAAAATAAATTAGTAAAAGCAGGATTAAACGAAAGTGCGGCACAAGATGTTGCCGATGTATTGACATTTGCAGATCACAGAGGTATCCATTCTCATGGTGCTGTCAGAGTCGAGTATTATGCAGAACGTATTGCTAAAGGTGGTATAACAGCCAATCCAAACTATCAATTTGAACAAACAGGTCCTTCAGCTGCAGTCTTTGAAGGAGATAATGGTCCAGGTCACCAAGCTGCGAAACAAGCAATGGAAAAAGCTATTGCAATGGCTAAGAAGAGCGGTGTTGCAGTTGTTGGTATGAAGCACATTTCTCATAGTGGAGCACTTGGTTACTTCGTCGAAATGGCTGCAAAAGAGAATATGGTTGGTATTAGTATGTGTCAATCAGATCCAATGGTAGTGCCGTTTGGTGGTACAGAACCTTACTTTGGAACCAATCCGATTGCGTTTAGTGCGCCATCGAATGACGACCGTATTATTACATTTGATATGGCAACGACAGTGCAAGCATGGGGGAAAGTTCTTGATGCAAGAGCGAAACATTTATCTATTCCAGATACATGGGCAGTTAATGCACAAGGGGAACCGACTACTGACGCTAGAGATGTACATGCACTCGTTCCAGTAGCTGGACCAAAAGGTTATGGCTTAATGATGATGGTCGATATCCTATCTGGTAGTTTATTAGGTATCCCCCATGGTGTACACGTATCATCAATGTATAAAGATTTAACCAAAGGACGAGATTTAGGACAATTGCATATTGTAATAAATCCGGCGTTTTTCACTGACTTAGAACAGTTTAAGACACGCATTTCAACTATGTTAGATGAGCTTAAAGCACAACCTGCTGCGGAAGGATATGGTGAAATTTTCTATCCTGGTGAACGTGGACGTATGCGCAGTGAAAAATATGACGAAAATGGTATAGAAATTGTTGATGACATCTATGAATACTTAATTTCGGATGATGTACATTATGATCGTTACCACGGAAAAAATAGATTCGCAGAATAA
- a CDS encoding Mur ligase family protein, which produces MKITIKDILSIIEQNTVESSKCVKLDSEVVCEKVTSMYQDISQATLFMLKDSDNVTYYAQCACKMNPLLVITDASPSKFSQFEYNLPIIFITNFPEVANNLVKLFYKNAIENIKCIAVTGTNGKTTTSHMIGNLLTQLDKKVAIIGTMGVYDCNYNKLDFNHSTQTTPMYFEMAEIINYFYNENYDYIVYEATSIALEQRRTDFIKNDLAVFTNFSPEHLEYHGTMTNYLKAKLRLDKLSSLNLVNLDTAEYRTILKDEQHFSTTQNAYYRYHITNDTIDIEINDDAYTIIPKFKGGHNFINLATSIFALDKLGFDSKQIVKVASIINPPLHRFQIIEIDAYMIILDFAHTALAIKESINNALNYSKSINKNLNTMVTGIGLRGLDKIKLTVDTLPKGIHKLMIAAEQVGYEDPEKILRFMFNHLPDCYKTSNVLRGSSRKEGIKSLLQATDKNNEIILLTGINEPQNYRGKKYDHDDQEYAKQILQELKT; this is translated from the coding sequence ATGAAAATTACAATTAAAGATATCTTGTCAATTATTGAACAAAATACAGTGGAATCTTCAAAATGTGTAAAATTGGATTCAGAAGTCGTTTGTGAAAAAGTTACTTCAATGTACCAAGATATAAGTCAAGCTACCCTCTTTATGTTAAAAGATTCAGACAACGTAACATATTATGCACAATGTGCTTGTAAAATGAATCCATTGCTTGTGATCACCGATGCAAGCCCTTCAAAATTTAGCCAATTTGAATATAACCTACCTATTATTTTTATAACAAATTTTCCAGAAGTAGCTAATAACTTAGTCAAATTATTTTATAAAAATGCAATTGAAAATATTAAATGTATCGCTGTTACAGGTACAAATGGCAAGACGACAACTAGTCATATGATTGGTAATTTACTTACACAACTTGATAAAAAAGTTGCCATCATAGGGACAATGGGAGTATACGACTGTAATTATAATAAACTTGACTTTAACCACTCGACTCAAACTACACCAATGTATTTCGAAATGGCTGAGATTATAAATTATTTTTATAATGAAAATTACGATTATATCGTCTATGAAGCTACTTCTATAGCTTTGGAACAACGTCGGACAGATTTCATCAAAAATGATTTAGCCGTTTTTACTAATTTTAGTCCAGAACATCTAGAATATCACGGTACTATGACTAATTATTTAAAAGCTAAATTAAGATTAGATAAATTAAGCTCACTAAATTTAGTCAATTTAGATACGGCAGAATATCGTACTATTTTAAAAGACGAACAACATTTTTCTACTACACAAAATGCATATTATCGTTATCATATTACTAATGACACTATTGATATCGAAATTAACGATGATGCATATACTATCATACCTAAGTTCAAAGGAGGTCATAACTTTATAAACTTAGCCACAAGTATATTTGCTTTGGATAAATTAGGTTTTGATTCAAAGCAAATTGTAAAAGTTGCTTCAATAATTAATCCGCCACTCCATCGTTTTCAAATTATAGAAATAGATGCTTATATGATTATATTAGATTTTGCACACACTGCTTTGGCCATTAAAGAATCTATAAATAACGCTTTGAATTATAGTAAAAGTATTAATAAGAACTTAAACACGATGGTTACAGGTATAGGTTTGAGAGGTTTAGATAAAATAAAATTGACTGTAGATACTTTGCCTAAAGGTATTCACAAGTTGATGATTGCTGCGGAACAAGTAGGCTATGAAGACCCAGAAAAAATCCTCCGTTTTATGTTTAATCATTTGCCAGATTGCTATAAAACGAGCAATGTTTTGCGTGGCTCCTCACGTAAAGAGGGAATAAAGTCACTTTTACAAGCAACAGATAAAAATAATGAGATTATTTTACTCACTGGGATAAATGAACCGCAAAATTATAGAGGTAAAAAGTATGATCATGATGATCAAGAATATGCAAAACAAATATTACAAGAACTAAAAACTTAA
- the allD gene encoding ureidoglycolate dehydrogenase, with protein MEEETLVYVERDKLRELFKIKLTQAGLPEVQADKTADLMIFADERGIHSHGSVRMQYYAERISKQGYNLEPCFEFTQNGPSAGTYFGDNAVGHYVAYQAMEEAITMAENSGIGMVGVKEMGHSGAIGYFAEQAAKRGMVAITVCQSDPMVVPYGGTKPYFGTNPIAFAAPRQSGEPILFDMATTVQAWGKILDARSKHKSIPDTWAVDNQGEPTTDPFEVAALLPVAGPKGYGLMMMVDILAGSLLGLPFGQHVTSMYKDLSQYRRLGQFHIVINPAYFGDKTLFLEKVSEMVDELHDIKPAQGFEQVYYPGEIQETVKHRYAKSGIPVAKSIYDYLVSEQLY; from the coding sequence ATGGAAGAAGAGACGTTAGTATACGTTGAAAGAGACAAATTACGTGAACTGTTCAAGATAAAATTGACGCAAGCTGGCCTTCCTGAAGTACAAGCGGATAAAACGGCTGACCTTATGATATTTGCTGATGAGCGTGGCATTCACTCTCATGGTTCCGTGCGTATGCAATATTATGCAGAACGTATTTCAAAGCAAGGTTATAATTTAGAACCTTGTTTTGAATTTACGCAAAATGGACCTTCAGCTGGAACATATTTTGGAGATAATGCAGTAGGACATTATGTTGCGTATCAAGCGATGGAGGAAGCTATTACCATGGCTGAGAATAGCGGTATTGGTATGGTAGGCGTCAAAGAAATGGGGCATAGTGGCGCTATTGGTTATTTTGCAGAACAAGCTGCAAAACGAGGAATGGTAGCTATTACAGTATGTCAATCAGATCCAATGGTTGTACCATACGGAGGTACGAAGCCATACTTCGGCACGAACCCTATTGCGTTTGCTGCGCCACGACAATCGGGCGAACCTATTTTATTTGATATGGCAACAACAGTGCAAGCGTGGGGAAAAATCTTGGATGCGCGTTCCAAACATAAATCAATCCCAGATACATGGGCAGTGGACAATCAAGGAGAACCGACAACCGATCCGTTCGAAGTGGCGGCATTATTGCCAGTCGCAGGGCCTAAAGGATACGGGCTGATGATGATGGTTGATATCTTAGCAGGCAGCCTCCTAGGATTGCCATTCGGTCAACACGTCACTTCAATGTACAAGGATTTAAGTCAGTACCGCAGGTTAGGCCAGTTTCATATCGTAATAAACCCAGCTTATTTTGGAGATAAAACATTATTTTTAGAAAAGGTCTCTGAAATGGTTGATGAGTTACATGATATCAAACCAGCACAAGGATTTGAACAAGTCTACTACCCTGGAGAAATCCAGGAAACAGTAAAGCATCGTTATGCTAAAAGTGGTATTCCAGTCGCTAAAAGTATTTATGACTATTTAGTATCAGAGCAACTGTATTAA